Proteins from a genomic interval of Papaver somniferum cultivar HN1 chromosome 4, ASM357369v1, whole genome shotgun sequence:
- the LOC113273952 gene encoding protein CRABS CLAW-like gives MDIHSHSEHLCYVRCNFCNTVLAVGVPCKRSVDTVTVKCGYCNCLSFLSTRPVGQVHHQSTALEQQSMSPNTSGTFQHPPPPQGYFEHRKGGQTSSMSSSSLTFDQQPSSNAPYVVKPPERKHRLPSAYNRFMKEEIQRIKTANPEIPHREAFSSAAKNWARYVPHSSGSSAASSSNTNERINAFGMGSLGDNNHP, from the exons ATGGATATCCATTCTCATTCTGAGCATCTATGCTATGTTCGCTGCAACTTTTGCAACACTGTTTTAGCT GTTGGAGTTCCATGCAAACGATCTGTTGACACAGTGACAGTGAAATGTGGTTATTGTAATTGCCTTTCCTTCCTCAGCACTAGGCCTGTAGGCCAAGTGCATCATCAATCAACTGCTTTAGAGCAACAGAGCATGAGCCCTAATACTAGTGGAACCTTTCAGCATCCTCCTCCTCCCCAG GGTTACTTTGAACATAGAAAGGGGGGACAAACATCGTCTATGTCTTCATCCTCGTTAACATTCGACCAGCAGCCAAGTTCCAATGCTCCTTATGTTGTTAAGC CACCTGAGAGGAAACACAGACTTCCATCGGCTTATAATCGATTCATGAA GGAGGAAATCCAAAGGATCAAAACGGCCAATCCCGAGATACCTCATCGAGAAGCTTTTAGTTCTGCAGCGAAAAAC TGGGCGAGGTACGTTCCGCATTCTTCAGGTAGTTCTGCTGCGAGTTCCAGCAATACTAAT GAGCGGATCAATGCTTTCGGAATGGGAAGTCTTGGTGATAATAACCATCCATAG
- the LOC113272638 gene encoding uncharacterized protein LOC113272638 produces the protein MHIQSGNICSFWNDIWIGTISLARLFPSLYKLSRNKHATLKDMVKVTNNDSAWDFNFTRNLKEEEVIMVADLLGQINDPILTKVGDDYLSWNQGNAFSVKSCYDAIKVAGFIRFPHKSLWNPRIPQKVLFFTWNLCYNATPTLDSLHNSIVINGCIM, from the coding sequence ATGCATATTCAAAGTGGTAATATATGTTCATTCTGGAATGATATCTGGATTGGAACAATATCTCTAGCTAGATTATTTCCTTCTCTTTATAAGCTCTCCAGAAACAAACATGCCACTTTAAAAGATATGGTGAAGGTGACTAACAATGACAGTGCTTGGGATTTCAATTTCACTAGAAATCTCAAAGAAGAGGAAGTGATTATGGTTGCAGATTTGCTGGGTCAAATCAATGATCCTATTTTAACTAAAGTTGGTGATGATTACTTGTCATGGAATCAGGGTAATGCTTTCTCTGTAAAATCTTGTTATGATGCTATTAAAGTGGCAGGTTTCATCAGATTTCCACATAAGAGCTTATGGAATCCAAGGATACCTCAGAAGGTGTTATTCTTCACTTGGAATTTATGTTACAATGCAACTCCAACTCTTGATTCCTTGCATAACTCCATTGTGATTAATGGATGTATCATGTGA
- the LOC113275760 gene encoding cationic peroxidase 2-like codes for MAGYYSTYLSIFLVLTITSLGTISVQGQHTRFGFYFRTCPQAESIVRATVQTHVNANPRLAPGLLRMHFHDCFVRGCDASVLIDGPSTEKTARPNLSLRGYEVIEDAKKQIEAICPGVVSCADILALAARDSVVLMGQVGQ; via the exons ATGGCAGGTTACTACAGTACTTATCTTTCTATTTTCCTCGTACTAACAATAACCAGCCTTGGGACGATATCTGTTCAAGGACAACATACTCGGTTTGGGTTCTATTTCAGAACATGTCCTCAAGCTGAATCCATTGTCCGAGCTACTGTCCAAACCCATGTTAATGCGAACCCTAGACTAGCCCCAGGGTTACTGAGGATGCATTTTCATGATTGTTTTGTTCGAGGTTGTGATGCTTCGGTTCTTATCGACGGACCTTCCACAGAAAAAACTGCTCGACCTAATCTTTCACTGAGAGGTTATGAAGTCATCGAGGATGCAAAGAAACAAATCGAAGCTATTTGCCCTGGTGTTGTTTCCTGTGCTGATATTCTCGCCTTAGCTGCAAGAGATTCTGTCGTATTA ATGGGCCAAGTTGGCCAGTAG
- the LOC113272639 gene encoding cationic peroxidase 2-like, which translates to PPTTNLPDVTDSVDVQIQKFADKGLDIKDVVSLVGGHTIGTTACSFVRYRLYNVDSTTGADPLIDPSFVQTLRDLCPEDGDPTRRIAFDTDSEERFDSNFFDNLRNGRGVLESDQRLWADSATQHVVRRFSGPFRGLSRLLFNVEFSHSMGKMSNVGVKAGLEGEIRTVCSKVN; encoded by the exons CCCCCTACCACCAATCTTCCCGATGTCACGGATTCAGTCGATGTACAAATACAGAAATTTGCTGATAAAGGACTTGATATTAAGGACGTTGTTAGTTTAGTTG GGGGTCACACCATAGGGACAACAGCTTGCAGCTTTGTCAGATACAGGCTTTACAATGTCGATTCAACTACCGGGGCTGACCCATTGATCGATCCATCGTTCGTTCAAACTTTACGTGATCTATGTCCAGAAGATGGTGATCCAACTAGGCGTATCGCATTCGATACTGATAGCGAAGAAAGATTTGATTCAAATTTCTTTGATAACTTGAGAAATGGAAGAGGAGTTCTTGAATCTGATCAGAGATTATGGGCTGATTCAGCGACTCAACATGTGGTTCGGCGTTTTTCTGGTCCCTTTAGAGGTTTGAGCAGGTTGTTATTCAACGTCGAATTTAGCCACTCAATGGGAAAGATGAGTAATGTGGGTGTGAAGGCTGGTTTGGAAGGTGAAATTCGAACAGTTTGTTCAAAAGTTAATTAA